The DNA region ATTAAACATCTATACCTCTCTTCTTATGTGTTTGATTTTTCTGATATTCATATTGTTAATAGGTTAAACTGATTTAAAATGTTGATAAAGTGTCAGAAGAGAAACAGAGGTTGAGAGATACACGTGCAAGTGTTAAGTGAAAAATATTTGACACGGActcgattttaatattttgataaatCGAACAATTAGCAGTTTTTCGAACGAAGAATCGAACGATTACATAAGTAGGAATTTCGAAGGCTTTTTCTGAGTTAGAAATTCGTTGGTAACGCTCATGGGCAAAAGAGCGGGAACGGTTACTCAGAAATTCGCACACAATGCAGCATCGTGCAATTAATGGTTGGTTATGGAAGTGAGTTATAAATATTAGTAGGTCTTAGGAAATTGGGGTTGGAACTTTACTTCAGAAATTACTCAGGTACACTCACATTCCAGCGACTTTTTGAGTCTGCTTCGAATCAAATTTCCTTCcacttgtttttattttccatttataattcctgcaaaacTTTACTTTTCGTGTTCAATTTACTTTTCAAGTAACTTTAATTTCATTATCAAATTTACATTTcagtacttttactttttcatgtTGACCGTCTTTTGACCCAATTAGAGGCATTTTAATTGCTTTATTTACAATTCAATACAAACTATTTTCGATTTTAGTCAATTTTACTTTTCGaaatctttattttacattttttttagttCTTTGCACTTTTTGAACTCAATCCTCCTTTAATGCTCATCTAATTCAAGAACCTTTGATGCACTTATAAAAAAaactggtacctgcaaaagagaAGTATGTTTCCTTCCAAGATCATTAAAATTGAACCACCAtcaatttgctaaaaatcgacaaaacacacacacacatatatatatatggtgggtTCTCTGGTAGCATGATTTTAGGTGGCTAAGTGTGGCTAATGTTTGACTGGCCAATGACATGTTAACATGTGACAAGTGGTGAATCTTATGTATGAGTGCACTAACTGTGTGTCAAAAGGATTTCTTAGTGTTGAGCGCCTAACTTTGTGAGGTTTACTGTAGGGACAGTGGAGTAATTTTGACTTAAAAAAAATGACTATGACATGGGCTGACTAAAGTGTGAGTGGACAAAAACACTAAAATTAAGGTGAAGAGGACAATGTAgagggcaaaaaaaaaagaaaggtttttcttttttattattttaggatGAGATGGATAAATTTCTTTAATGCTGAAATTAAAAAAACGAAAATAGTTctttaagatttgaattgaaaaacctaaaaaattcgTGTTAATACAAAATTttcttatattaattataagtaaaattAGATTCAATTACAAAAAATACTACTTCATCTTTCCTTGTAATTTCTTTTtggaaataatgaaattttttatatataagaaaatttgaatattttaaaataaaaaaattagtaaaataataaaataaaaaattaattattattaattttacaatttttataaaatatatattttattatcttaatttaagagtaattaattttttattatcaacttttttttttcaatattgatttataaaaaaatcaactTTCTTTTTTAAATCCTGCATATGCTGTTGTACAGATTGCACCCAAATAACAAGGAGATACACAGCCGCAGATCGGAGGAGGCTTCGATGTCGTCAACCACCCTCGCCACAGCACTTGGTTGCGGACCTGGAACGGAACAGTAGTGGCTGAATCTGCTACTCTATGTACTGAATGTGCTCAAACCACAATACAATCGTCATCCAAAACCCAAAATCCTCCCCTGAAACAACACGGGAGGCTTACTCATGAAACCAACGGTTAAGAACTCACCCTCAACAATGGTTCAAGTTGACTCCAACATGAACCCCAGGTCATGGTCGCCATCCACGGCAAACCTTTCAAACTCAAGTGTGGAGAGTTTTTTGGTTATTTAGGTTTTTTGggtaactttttaaaatttctaattgGCCCTTCTTCTTAATCTGATTAACTCTTAGTGATGATGGTCCTAATTAATCATCCAACTTTTTACCTTGAATGATTATCTAAGTTATTGGGGTCAGCAAAGTCAAACAAACCTTTCAGTTTCTACTCACTATAAGCCACATGCCAACATTCTTTTGGTTTGGCCCACTTAGTCACCTTAGCCATAAAAAAAATAAGCCACCAGAGTCtgcacctatatatatatatatatatatatatatatatatatatatatatatatatatggttgtgTATTTCTTGATCAATgaaatggttttttttttaaaaagataaaataaaaatgtaggTTCCACAACATAAACATAATCTAAAACAATAGAATCAAGTTTGGTTATTTCATGAACTACTTTGttacttctttccttctttctcttcGATCGCTCCCTTTTTTTGATAACATGCTCAAGAGATCATGTTTTGTAGTATTCGAACAATTCTGACTCTGGTAAGGCTCTAAGGTTAGTAGCAAATATGTAAGTTTCATGAACTACGTATTTGGATTCGAATATCAACGGAAATAGTGGACTAAGAACTCTTAAATAGAGTGTGCGTaaattatatgataaaaaaaaggaACAATTTTAACTAGAAGTGAAAACTCCTAACCTCCTAATCGGTATTTTGTTTTAAGTAATAACTAAATTAGATAATAGCTTAAAGATTAATTAACAAAGACGAAGATGTTAGTTAAATGCTTTTGTGGCATTTCTTAGTTAGCTTGATTGTTTAAATTGATTTATGCTTGCCTGGATTCTAAGAAGATATTAACATAATCAATTTCTTGTTTTAGACACATTTTTTGTTTCCTTATTTACGAAACAAAAGTAACTTATATAACTAATAAGATAGAAAAATTTTAACGTCTATCAATATattggtattttagtaaattttaatcgttaattttaattatattaatatacttGAAAGTTTTTCAGAAAGATATGGTTGTGAGAAGACACATAAAGCTactctaacaaaagaaaaaacaaattaaaggTGACAACACAAAAGTGGTTCATAATAGTATAATACACTAATACAGTATAACAACCGTATTATAAAACCAAAACAGAAAGAAGTAATGTTGTAACgaacaaaacaaaaaagatatCCCTAACAATTTTATCCAATTAACAAACAAGAAAGGCAGTAATAATAAGCCCAAAACAACAAAAAGGGCAAGAAACGTAGCTTCGGTTCCGAACCTAGTGGTGACCGTTGCGCCGTACCAAGGTTTAAAAATCACGCTATCTAAATCAAACACATTCATCCCTCTCTTCTGTGTTTTCATCTCCAAAAGAAAAAGAACCataccaagaagaagaagaagaagaaataaacacAATGGTTTCAAAGGCAAAGAAAACAACAATTAAATCGCTAAAGGACCTCCGCGGAAGCCGCCGTAGCTGGAGGAAGAAATCGCCGTTGAGAAAAGCAGTCTCCGCCTCCACAGCCATACTCGCCTCCATCCACCGCCGCATTTCCAGGCTGCTCACCAAACTCACCCCAAACCACAAGATCAAAGACAACAACAAGAACGTTCCATACAAACTCCTCAAGAAGACGAAAACAGCACCGGCGCCCAACGATTTGGACTTCCAAGTTTCCGAGGATCCCTTCGCATCCGTTCGTAAAACCTTATCCTTCCAAGACGTCGATAGCACCAAGATTTGCCACCTTCCGCCGCAGCCGTCCCACCGGAGAAGGAAGACGGTGTTCCTCGACTTGGACGAGACTCTGGTCCACTCCAAGCCCTCGCCAGCGCCGGAGCATTACGACTTCGTCGTGAGGCCGGTGATCGACGGCGCGGAGATTGAGTTCTACGTCCTTAAGCGTCCCGGCTTGGAGGAGTTCCTGTCGGCACTGGCGGCGAAGTTCGAGGTGGTGATTTTCACGGCGGCGCTGCGGGAGTACGCGGAGCTGGTGCTTGACAGGCTTGATAAGGACAACCGGTACCTGTCGCACAGGCTTTACCGGGACTCGTGCCGGCCGGTAGACGGGAGGTTAGTGAAGGATCTGTCGGAAACGGGTCGGGAGTTGGATCGGGTGGTGATAGTAGACGATAACCCGAACTCATTCTCGAAACAACCCGAAAATGCGATCATGATAAAGCCTTTTATTGATAATCTTTGGGACACTGAGCTTTGGAAGCTTAGAAAGTTCTTTGATGCTTGCGATTGCTTTGATGATACGAGAGAAGCTATCAGTCACTACTATCCCATCAAATTGCACCATCATTAGCAActccccttttctttttctttgcttggTTTAAGTGTCAGTTGAACAATGATTTGTTCAATGTGATTCCTGATTAGTGAGGTGAAAGTGAAAATAGGTATTGCACTATTGCCAAGTGTTGTATTACCATCTTATATTTTTTCATTGTTATGTTTACTTAGCTTGTTCCATGTGTTTAAAGCTTGGAAATGCAAAATCATTACTTCAAATCATTGCAATTTATTTCAGATTTTTGCCATATTAAGTCACAACCACACCCATGACTGAAACGGAATTTGGCAGATTTTCTTGTCTATCACTGCTAAGTTGTAACTTGTTAATGTTAAGGAACATTAATCCTCCACTATTCCGCATGATAATCCCCCAACTAGTTGAAACTGATAATCGAGTGCCCAAACGAAGTTTCTTGCTGTCTTTCTCCATTGCATTGTTTTTGACTGCAGTCTTCTTGGTTGAAGAAACATCATAGCTTCCAGCACTGATAGTATaagagaggaagcatgcaaaatatTTCGTCAATGTATTAACCACACAGCAAGTTAGGGGGGCAAAATCACACAAGTAACCATTTTGTACACTCAAGGTACCTATATAGCTAGTGAAGAAATTAAGAGGACAATTCGTTTTGGATTAGCAacgagcaatgctagggggccagcaactttggtattttgtaaccatcaagtggccatcaatagtgtttttaatggtgtgagattacatccaatggtgagaaatcactcacttttcttttgatggttaagtgctggccagaaaacacaaaagttgctggccccctagacttttccatgtATTTATTTACAAAAGAGGGGAATCAGGATGAAATTCGCCAAATTTAAGCCGTGTCGAATTCCAAGCAAATAGATAAGTCTTAAACCATAGGCATCCTCAAATAGAAACATAAGAACTTCTAAAGTGCAGAAGTAAGAAAAAATAGTATCGCCTCAGCAACACCAGCCACACTATCTCTCACTTAAGTTAATGTTGTAACAGAAGTGATACACGCAACAACAGCACAGGGTAGGAGAAATATCAAGATCATAGATCATCTAAGAACTTATCCAAGAAACACAATTAGGGATAGGGATATAAGTTATAATTAGGTAGAAGCAAATATTGAACCTTTTAAGAAATCATAGACTTGTCTCAAAGATGACACATGAATAGAGAATTCTGGCACATTGATTCCAATATTGTTCAATCTATCTCTGATTCTGTAACCCTGGTTTGGGTTTTTCATAACTTGGGACGAAGTTTTTTATCACATGTCGCAACCACAGCCTCTTTCTTATACTAACTTAAGATGAAGTTTAACAATTCGTTTACAGTTTAGACTTAACTTGAACTCCTCATGTTTACAATCATACCAAGCGCTATCTGCATTCTGCACTATCAGAAAAGCAGACACTAAGAGcatggattttatttatttgtaaacTTTAGACTACAACATATACTCACTACACTCATAGGAAACTTCACAGACTTGAATTCTCACTGCAATCACACTCACTTCAATCACTATGCACTCTCATCAGTTCACAACACTTCCTATCACTTTACAGCGTGCAGATAAACACACACATGACACACCCAAATTTAGACTAACTGCACTTTCATTTACTTTTTACACACATCATGAATTGTTGGTAAAGGTGTGTTTGGACTTGGTAAATCATCAGATCTAAATACAGTCAATTTCTTctaaaaatcaaagatcaaatttATACATCACTCCCATTATGTCAATTTGACAAATcatagattgaatgaatatacaACCACAacgataaaaaaatagaaatactgTTACAATTACAACAAGTCTTTCTGGTGTCTACAATTACAACAATATTTACTCTATCAATTAACAGAATAGAAAGGAGTTGCCACATCAATGGCACAATCTCGAAATGCagatagataataataataataaaaaacaggaATGGATGTCTCACCGGATCAACCTACAAGAGTAAACTTGGTGGGGCAACCTCCACGCTTCAGCTTTAGTGAAGCACATGTCATCAAGAACCTCGCTGGTACACCAACTGCACCTTGTGTTCCGAGAGCACTGAGATTGCACCACGTGCTCCCCACAGTTGCTGGTGTACCCTAATACCCCTCGAGTTTGGTAAGAGGGTTTGTACATAGTACTGTGCaagagaagaagaacaagaaaaattgaaCATTGGTTGTGGTTCAAGAGAGAGAACAACGCCATGGAGGATGAAAGATCAGAGCTTTGAACTCGGTGAGAGTGAGAGTATCACAGATTCATTCCGAGATTGATGGAACTGAAAAAGCTTAGTTTTCTACGGCTGGAACTACGCTGTATGCGTCGTCAACATCAAAAGTTGAAAACTAAACCTAACTAAATTTGTTAAACCAAgctcattcaaattaaaaaattaaaacaaaaaagaagttaGATAATCtatcttataaaaaataaaattactaattaagattaaatattttgaaactttttatatttttatatatttttaaaattttaagtcaaACCAACACACCCCTTATTTGCTAATCTCAACAAGTCAACAGAATCCTCttcgaaacggcgtcgttttgctGTTCCATTCTAATTGCTAcgcgaaaaataaaataaacagaaagaaaactaaaATTAGAATTGGGAAAGAAAGATTGAAAACGCAAGCAAAAGGTATCGTAAACCCCCGGGCAAATTCTCTATGATAATACTCCATTAGAGGAGAGCTCTAATTCGAGTTCTATCGGAAACCCTTTTCGTTTCTATTATCGAAGTTTCGTTCTTTTGACACGAAATTGaaattttcacttaatttttttCTGGCCGATAACATGTATATGCCCTAGTTTGGTCATATTCTAGCTGTATCAATGGAGGGCAATAATTTAGATTCTAAGAATCAGGTTGAGGATGTAGAAACTTTATCTAAAAGGGTGTCGGGTTTTTCGGTTAGTGACCAGATATCCAATTCCAATTCTTTTAAGGTAAGTGTTCTCCTTCTTACTCCTGATTGATATGCACAAGGTACTGTTTGGTGAACTGGAAATTTTCGTAATTTGTGGATTTTGCGTTGTTTTGACTCTGTTATTTATTTGTGGGATTCGACTTTGATTGTCTTTGTAATTGTAATGATTTAATTCGGTATGCTGGGATTGCATTTAAACTAGGAAATCATGGATCATTGAAAACATTTAATTaggtttcaattttttaaatgattatagtttatattgaattttttcttcttcttaaaactggtttatttatgttgtttatttgttttgatttgatCATGATTACAGGATGATGAGGTGGATGGTAATAGGACAAATCATGTTAACAAAGAGTATTACGACTCTTTTTCCCCATCTGGCATTGAAGGTGATAGCATGAATTCATCCAGATTATATCCTGAATTATATGAGAAAACTTTGGAGAAAAGTGAAGACAAAAATGAACCTTCATCGGGTAATTTTCAGAAACGTGGAAAGTTCTTCTATTATGACACTTCACTGTGCGAAGATACTGGTGTTTGGATCCCGGTTTCCGTTCCTCCTATGTTGGAAGATGAGCACAAAGAGTGGACCAAAGGTTTTCACTCAAATGGTGGCTACTTTCCTGATGATGACATGGGATGGAATCAATGCCTTGGAGAAGAAAGAGAATTGACTATGTGGGATGTTCTAGCAGAAATGTTACTTGCAGCTAGGGGAAAAGTGAATTCTTTAGCATCAGGAGATCTTCAGACATGTAGCTTTTCATGGATATCCAACAATGTACTTGAACAATGTTGGAGAGAGATGGCACAAACTCTTACAGAGGCCAACTTTGGTAACGTGAAGGAATTACTTGAAGCAGAGCCCCCAAAGTGGTTGGCAGATAGTGCTGCTGCTTCTTGTATGTTGTGTAGCGTGAGGTTCCATCCCATCATGTGCACCCGACATCACTGCCGGTTTTGTGGAGGAATATTTTGTGGTGAATGTTCCAAAGGACGGAGCTTGTTGCCATCAAAGTTCCGAGTTTCTGATCCCCAAAGAGTCTGTGATGTTTGCTGTGTTCGACTCGAGTCTGTACAGCCTTATTTGATGGATCATGTAAGTAATGCTGCTCAGTTACCAACCCATGACTTGACAGACCTCAGCACTTTACGATCATGGGTTAACTTTCCTTGGGCACGGTCCATGGAGTATGAAATTTACAAAGCAACGAATACTATCAAAGCTTACAATCAGGTTGGTGTAAATTACATCATTTTTTTCAACCTTTTTCCCCTTGATTTCCTTGCAGAAACCATTAATAATGGGAAATGGATATTGCCACTCCTATTTTGATAATACACTCCTTTTTTTAACAAATTCATGCGAACTTACAATGCAAACAAATCATATGTAGAGTGGCATTATCAAAAATAGGAGTGGCAATATCATTATCCTTTATAATGCATGCATATTAATGATGGGACTTATGTCTATAACGAACTTTCTTCAATGTTGATCTGAATAAGAGTAAGACAAgcattttaaattagtcattgcCTCTCTGTGTAAGATTCTTAGTTTCCGGAAAGTGTATTCTTCTTATTATCACACTGAACAACTGGATCTGTTGTAGTGTTGCTTTGATTAAATTAGTGATGGATGGCATAGGTTAAAGGAATAAGGCTAATCTTGCATACCAGTGGGCCAGAGTTTCTTTGTTATCATTTGGTGACAGTTGAAAGTTATAGTTAGCCCATCTCCTAGACTATTTGATCATATATGGTGCTATTCTCTCTAAAAGAAAAATTGCAAATCTCTGTCTCAGCCTGATTGCATTAGATGTTAGGTTGGACGACTATGTATATAGCTCAATGTCATCGTCATTTTATGTTTTTGAAGCTTTAAATTTTAAGCTCTTGGTGATACTATTTTTATCATCATGTCATGTCATTATATGTTACTTAATGAAGAATTTCATGTTTGCAGATAGGTTCTTTGAAGCCTGAGAAATCAATCCCAGAGTTCATTCTAAGGCAAGCAAAAGGCCTTGCAATTATCACTGTGGTCAAAGTAGGAATGATGGTTACATATAATATTGGAACAGGACTTGTGCTCGCACTTAGGGAAGATGGTTCATGGTCCCCACCATCTGCTATTTCCACATTTGGTGTGGGTTGGGGAGCTCAGGTGAAGTATCTAATCTGTAACAATAGCTATGTCATTAACAGTCTAATTAGTTATTGCTTTGCTTATAATGGCGAATCAATGAAGAACCCATTACTGTTGATGTACATACTACATACTGTTgcccaattttatttttgttgaatgaACGCTTACCAAATTAAAATTCATTCCTAGCCTCTAAAGTAGCACAGATTTTGATTTTCTGCTCCATATATATGGAGCATGCCTGAAGAATTTACTTACTGATACCCATTTAATTGTGTAACCCCCTAAATGTAGGCTGGAGGAGAGTTAACCGACTTCATTATTGTTCTGAGAACAACGGAAGCTGTCAAGACATTTAGTGGTAATGCGCATGTTTCTCT from Arachis hypogaea cultivar Tifrunner chromosome 10, arahy.Tifrunner.gnm2.J5K5, whole genome shotgun sequence includes:
- the LOC112714407 gene encoding uncharacterized protein, whose translation is MVSKAKKTTIKSLKDLRGSRRSWRKKSPLRKAVSASTAILASIHRRISRLLTKLTPNHKIKDNNKNVPYKLLKKTKTAPAPNDLDFQVSEDPFASVRKTLSFQDVDSTKICHLPPQPSHRRRKTVFLDLDETLVHSKPSPAPEHYDFVVRPVIDGAEIEFYVLKRPGLEEFLSALAAKFEVVIFTAALREYAELVLDRLDKDNRYLSHRLYRDSCRPVDGRLVKDLSETGRELDRVVIVDDNPNSFSKQPENAIMIKPFIDNLWDTELWKLRKFFDACDCFDDTREAISHYYPIKLHHH
- the LOC112714411 gene encoding uncharacterized protein isoform X1 — protein: MEGNNLDSKNQVEDVETLSKRVSGFSVSDQISNSNSFKDDEVDGNRTNHVNKEYYDSFSPSGIEGDSMNSSRLYPELYEKTLEKSEDKNEPSSGNFQKRGKFFYYDTSLCEDTGVWIPVSVPPMLEDEHKEWTKGFHSNGGYFPDDDMGWNQCLGEERELTMWDVLAEMLLAARGKVNSLASGDLQTCSFSWISNNVLEQCWREMAQTLTEANFGNVKELLEAEPPKWLADSAAASCMLCSVRFHPIMCTRHHCRFCGGIFCGECSKGRSLLPSKFRVSDPQRVCDVCCVRLESVQPYLMDHVSNAAQLPTHDLTDLSTLRSWVNFPWARSMEYEIYKATNTIKAYNQIGSLKPEKSIPEFILRQAKGLAIITVVKVGMMVTYNIGTGLVLALREDGSWSPPSAISTFGVGWGAQAGGELTDFIIVLRTTEAVKTFSGNAHVSLGAGLSAAFGIVGRSAEADVRAGDGGYAACYTYSCSKGAFVGCSLESSIVSTRAQENSRFYGSQSITATDILLGSLPRPPAAAILYRALADLYSKING
- the LOC112714411 gene encoding uncharacterized protein isoform X2, which gives rise to MNSSRLYPELYEKTLEKSEDKNEPSSGNFQKRGKFFYYDTSLCEDTGVWIPVSVPPMLEDEHKEWTKGFHSNGGYFPDDDMGWNQCLGEERELTMWDVLAEMLLAARGKVNSLASGDLQTCSFSWISNNVLEQCWREMAQTLTEANFGNVKELLEAEPPKWLADSAAASCMLCSVRFHPIMCTRHHCRFCGGIFCGECSKGRSLLPSKFRVSDPQRVCDVCCVRLESVQPYLMDHVSNAAQLPTHDLTDLSTLRSWVNFPWARSMEYEIYKATNTIKAYNQIGSLKPEKSIPEFILRQAKGLAIITVVKVGMMVTYNIGTGLVLALREDGSWSPPSAISTFGVGWGAQAGGELTDFIIVLRTTEAVKTFSGNAHVSLGAGLSAAFGIVGRSAEADVRAGDGGYAACYTYSCSKGAFVGCSLESSIVSTRAQENSRFYGSQSITATDILLGSLPRPPAAAILYRALADLYSKING